A part of Micromonospora chersina genomic DNA contains:
- a CDS encoding GAF and ANTAR domain-containing protein, which yields MSGSADPSLASAYGRLLALLADSPHVDVFLDQIVRVAAEVVAPAVACGLTVRGDGGAMTVASSGDLAAQGDEIQYGADEGPCLAALRQGQVVEVTDLRDDRRWRGYREHALRLGILSSLSLPVTVDRETVGALNLYATQPHAFGDTAHRHALAFTEQASVALTVILRQTDQALLHQQLTDAMASRSVIDQALGVIMGQQRCTATEAFTLLRQASQNRNRKLRDVAAEIITQVTGESPQRAPGFVTPRHHA from the coding sequence GTGTCCGGTTCTGCTGACCCGTCTCTGGCCTCGGCGTACGGCCGACTGTTGGCGCTGCTCGCCGACTCGCCGCACGTCGACGTGTTCCTGGACCAGATCGTCCGGGTGGCGGCGGAGGTCGTCGCCCCCGCGGTGGCGTGCGGGCTGACCGTGCGCGGCGACGGCGGTGCCATGACGGTCGCGAGCAGCGGCGACCTCGCGGCGCAGGGCGACGAGATCCAGTACGGGGCCGACGAGGGCCCGTGCCTCGCGGCGCTGCGGCAGGGTCAGGTCGTCGAGGTGACCGACCTGCGCGACGACCGACGCTGGCGCGGCTACCGGGAACACGCGCTCCGCCTCGGCATCCTCAGTTCGCTGTCGCTGCCGGTGACTGTCGACCGCGAGACCGTCGGCGCGTTGAACCTCTACGCCACCCAGCCGCACGCCTTCGGCGACACGGCGCACCGGCACGCCCTGGCGTTCACCGAGCAGGCGTCGGTGGCGCTGACCGTCATCCTGCGGCAGACCGACCAGGCGCTGCTCCACCAGCAGCTCACCGACGCGATGGCCTCACGCAGCGTGATCGACCAGGCCCTCGGAGTGATCATGGGTCAGCAGCGGTGCACCGCCACGGAGGCGTTCACCCTGCTGCGGCAGGCGTCCCAGAACCGCAACCGGAAGCTCCGGGACGTGGCCGCGGAGATCATCACCCAGGTCACCGGCGAGTCCCCGCAGCGGGCCCCCGGATTCGTGACGCCCCGGCACCACGCCTGA
- a CDS encoding STAS domain-containing protein encodes MSVDHAQHPEIRETARPEALSLALAREGPAAVVRVGGPLDLASVDRLVGLVDRLMGGRPPPILVLDLSAVSFFCAAGVNALLTVRRRVASAGCTLMVREPSPITVKVLDIVGLTDEFITE; translated from the coding sequence ATGTCCGTCGACCACGCGCAGCATCCCGAGATCCGCGAGACCGCCCGCCCGGAGGCTCTGTCCCTGGCGCTCGCCCGGGAGGGTCCGGCGGCGGTGGTGCGGGTCGGCGGCCCGCTCGACCTGGCGTCCGTCGACCGGCTCGTCGGCCTTGTTGACCGGCTGATGGGCGGCAGGCCGCCCCCAATCCTGGTGCTCGACCTGAGCGCGGTCAGCTTCTTCTGCGCCGCCGGCGTCAACGCGCTGCTCACGGTTCGCCGGCGGGTCGCCTCGGCGGGCTGCACCCTGATGGTGCGCGAGCCCTCGCCGATCACCGTCAAGGTCCTCGACATCGTCGGCCTCACGGACGAATTCATCACCGAGTGA
- a CDS encoding MalY/PatB family protein, producing the protein MAGPDPSADGSAARNPLTVLTLDDLRQRSSVKWRMHPPDVLPLWVAEQDVPLAAPVADVLRRAVDLGDTGYSHGTAYAEALGEFAAGRWGWQDFQVDRTSVVPDVMMGVVEVLRLVTGPGDAVVVCSPVYPPFYAFVEHADRRVVEAPLGPDLRMDPAALDEAFRRARACGSRPAFLLCNPHNPTGVVHRRDELEAVAELARRHGVRVVSDEIHAPLVLPGARFTPYLTVSGAEDAFALTSASKAWNLAGLKAALAVAGPEATADLRRMPEEVSHGPSHLGVLAHTAAFRAGGPWLDLLLDGLDANRTLLETLLAKHLPAVTHRPPEGTYLAWLDCTRLGLPAEEPAGGPGVASDLAGPAKWFLDHARVALSSGHVFGTGGAGFARLNFATSPAILTEAVTRMGRAVDARRPTG; encoded by the coding sequence ATGGCAGGCCCCGACCCCTCGGCCGACGGCTCCGCGGCCCGGAACCCGCTCACCGTGCTCACGCTGGACGACCTCCGGCAGCGCAGCAGCGTGAAGTGGCGGATGCACCCGCCGGACGTGCTTCCCCTCTGGGTCGCGGAGCAGGACGTGCCCCTGGCCGCGCCGGTGGCCGACGTGCTGCGCCGCGCGGTCGACCTCGGCGACACCGGCTACTCGCACGGCACGGCGTACGCCGAGGCGCTCGGCGAGTTCGCCGCCGGCCGCTGGGGCTGGCAGGACTTCCAGGTCGACCGCACCAGCGTCGTTCCCGACGTGATGATGGGCGTCGTCGAGGTGCTCCGGCTGGTGACCGGTCCCGGTGACGCCGTGGTCGTCTGTTCCCCCGTCTACCCGCCCTTCTACGCGTTCGTCGAGCACGCCGACAGGCGGGTGGTCGAGGCCCCGCTCGGCCCCGACCTGCGGATGGACCCCGCCGCGCTCGACGAGGCGTTCCGCCGGGCCCGGGCCTGCGGGAGCCGGCCGGCTTTCCTGCTGTGCAACCCGCACAACCCGACCGGTGTGGTCCACCGCCGCGACGAGTTGGAGGCGGTCGCCGAGCTGGCCCGGCGGCACGGGGTGCGGGTGGTCTCCGACGAGATCCACGCCCCGCTGGTGCTGCCCGGGGCGCGTTTCACCCCGTACCTCACGGTGTCCGGCGCCGAGGACGCGTTCGCCCTCACCTCCGCCTCCAAGGCGTGGAACCTCGCCGGCCTCAAGGCGGCGCTCGCCGTCGCCGGGCCGGAGGCCACCGCCGACCTGCGCCGCATGCCCGAAGAGGTCAGCCACGGGCCCAGCCACCTGGGCGTCCTGGCGCACACCGCCGCGTTCCGTGCCGGCGGGCCGTGGCTCGACCTCCTCCTCGACGGCCTCGACGCCAACCGCACCCTGCTGGAGACCCTGCTGGCGAAGCACCTGCCGGCCGTCACCCACCGGCCGCCCGAGGGCACCTACCTCGCCTGGCTGGACTGCACCAGGTTGGGCCTTCCCGCCGAGGAGCCGGCCGGCGGGCCCGGGGTGGCCAGCGACCTCGCGGGGCCCGCGAAGTGGTTCCTCGACCACGCACGGGTCGCCCTCAGCTCCGGGCACGTCTTCGGCACCGGCGGGGCCGGCTTCGCACGCCTCAACTTCGCCACCTCGCCCGCGATCCTCACCGAGGCCGTCACCCGGATGGGCCGGGCCGTCGACGCGCGCCGCCCCACGGGCTGA
- a CDS encoding acyl-CoA dehydrogenase family protein, with protein sequence MDFALDPRTEGLRDNLLDFMDSHVHPAEQVFHEQLGQLDDRWAWDSVPVLAELRAAARKRGLWNLFLPGEHGAGLTNLQYAPLAEITGRSHLAPAAVNCAAPDTGNMEVLAMFGTAQQRERWLEPLLDGEIRSSFAMTEPDVASSDATNIATRIERDGDHYVINGRKWWITGAMNPNARILIVMGKTDPHAERHRQQSMVLVPRDTPGLEITRGMEVFGYDDHDHGGHAELAFHDVRVPVENLIGAEGEGFAIAQARLGPGRIHHCMRSIGLAERAIELMCARAEQRVAFGRPLAEQGVIREWIAESRVRIEQLRLLVLKTAWLMDTVGNKGAHTEIQAIKIATPATVQWILDKAIQVHGAAGLSQDFPLARAYAGIRTLRFADGPDEVHRNALARHELRRQAAARRRNDSGRGTA encoded by the coding sequence ATGGACTTCGCCCTGGACCCGCGGACCGAGGGGCTGCGCGACAACCTTCTGGACTTCATGGACAGCCACGTCCACCCGGCCGAGCAGGTCTTCCACGAGCAGCTCGGGCAACTCGACGACCGCTGGGCCTGGGACTCGGTGCCGGTGCTCGCGGAGTTGCGCGCCGCGGCGCGGAAGCGGGGGCTGTGGAACCTCTTCCTGCCCGGTGAGCACGGCGCCGGCCTGACCAACCTCCAGTACGCCCCGCTCGCCGAGATCACCGGGCGCAGCCACCTGGCGCCGGCCGCGGTGAACTGCGCCGCGCCGGACACCGGCAACATGGAGGTGCTGGCGATGTTCGGCACCGCCCAGCAGCGCGAGCGGTGGCTGGAGCCGTTGCTGGACGGCGAGATCCGGTCCTCGTTCGCCATGACGGAGCCCGACGTGGCGTCGTCGGACGCCACGAACATCGCCACCCGGATCGAGCGCGACGGCGACCACTACGTGATCAACGGCCGGAAGTGGTGGATCACCGGCGCCATGAACCCGAACGCCCGGATCCTCATCGTGATGGGCAAGACCGATCCGCACGCCGAGCGGCACCGCCAGCAGTCCATGGTGCTGGTCCCGCGGGACACCCCGGGCCTGGAGATCACCCGGGGCATGGAGGTGTTCGGGTACGACGACCACGACCACGGCGGCCACGCCGAGCTGGCGTTCCACGACGTACGGGTGCCGGTCGAGAACCTGATCGGCGCCGAGGGCGAGGGCTTCGCAATCGCCCAGGCCCGGCTCGGCCCCGGCCGCATCCACCACTGCATGCGCTCCATCGGCCTCGCGGAGCGGGCCATTGAGCTGATGTGCGCCCGCGCCGAGCAGCGGGTCGCGTTCGGCCGGCCGCTGGCCGAGCAGGGCGTGATCCGGGAGTGGATCGCCGAGTCCCGGGTGCGGATCGAGCAGCTGCGCCTGCTGGTGCTCAAGACGGCCTGGCTCATGGACACCGTCGGCAACAAGGGCGCGCACACCGAGATCCAGGCCATCAAGATCGCCACCCCGGCCACCGTCCAGTGGATCCTGGACAAGGCGATCCAGGTGCATGGCGCCGCGGGGCTTTCCCAGGACTTCCCGCTGGCGCGGGCCTACGCCGGCATCCGCACGCTGCGCTTCGCCGACGGACCGGACGAGGTGCACCGCAACGCCCTGGCCCGCCACGAGCTGCGCCGCCAGGCCGCGGCCCGGCGGCGGAACGACAGCGGAAGGGGTACGGCCTAG
- a CDS encoding phosphotransferase family protein — protein MTAPTLPDPPGLDLARLAGWFAASVPGAAGLSTARLIAGGKSNLTYEVGDGQKTWIVRRPPLGHVLSTAHDMAREYRVMSALHATDVPVPATYALCADTDVLGAPFYVMERVAGTAYRHAAELERLGPERTRAISTRLVDTLATLHAVDPAAVGLADFGRPEGFLARQVRRWRTQLDASYCRDLPAADELHARLAADVPADSAPGIVHGDYRLDNVLVDDGDRLAAVIDWEMATLGDPLTDLALLVLYQRLGRLVGTAVAEASSAPGFLTEDEILDRYATARGHALPPLGFHLGLAAFKLAVILEGIHVRHLRGQTVGAGFEHVGEVTELLLDAGLTYLKEH, from the coding sequence GTGACCGCCCCGACGCTCCCGGACCCGCCGGGCCTCGACCTGGCCCGGCTCGCCGGCTGGTTCGCCGCCTCGGTGCCCGGCGCGGCGGGGCTGTCGACCGCCCGGCTGATCGCCGGCGGGAAGTCCAACCTCACCTACGAGGTCGGCGACGGGCAGAAGACCTGGATCGTGCGGCGGCCGCCGCTGGGGCACGTGCTGTCGACCGCGCACGACATGGCCCGGGAGTACCGGGTCATGTCGGCCCTGCACGCCACCGACGTGCCGGTCCCGGCGACCTACGCGCTCTGCGCGGACACCGACGTGCTCGGCGCGCCGTTCTACGTCATGGAGCGGGTTGCCGGCACGGCGTACCGGCACGCGGCCGAACTCGAACGGCTCGGCCCGGAACGCACCCGGGCGATCTCGACGCGGCTGGTCGACACCCTGGCCACCCTGCACGCGGTCGACCCCGCGGCCGTGGGGCTGGCCGACTTCGGCCGGCCCGAGGGGTTCCTGGCCCGGCAGGTGCGGCGGTGGCGCACGCAGCTCGACGCGTCGTACTGCCGGGACCTGCCGGCCGCCGACGAGCTGCACGCCCGCCTCGCGGCCGACGTGCCGGCCGATTCGGCGCCGGGCATCGTGCACGGCGACTACCGCCTCGACAACGTCCTCGTCGATGACGGCGACCGTCTCGCCGCGGTCATCGACTGGGAGATGGCCACCCTCGGCGACCCGCTCACCGACCTCGCGCTGCTGGTGCTCTACCAGCGCCTCGGCCGGCTCGTCGGCACCGCGGTGGCCGAGGCGTCGTCCGCGCCCGGCTTCCTGACCGAGGACGAGATCCTCGACCGGTACGCGACCGCCCGCGGGCACGCCCTCCCACCGCTCGGTTTCCATCTCGGCCTGGCGGCCTTCAAACTGGCCGTGATCCTCGAGGGCATCCACGTCCGCCACCTGCGCGGCCAGACCGTCGGCGCCGGCTTCGAGCACGTCGGCGAGGTCACCGAACTGCTGCTCGACGCCGGCCTGACCTACCTGAAGGAGCACTGA
- a CDS encoding MaoC family dehydratase: MRVFQGIEELEQAVGTHLGYSAWHRITQRQIDAFAEATGDHQWIHVDPVRAARSPFGGTIAHGYLTLSLVPMLVWQVYRVEGLTMGVNYGANKLRFPAPVPVESEVRAGVELLSLAPGAGGYQLTATVTVELKGAAKPACVVETVSVLVP; the protein is encoded by the coding sequence ATGAGGGTCTTCCAGGGCATCGAGGAGCTGGAGCAGGCGGTCGGCACCCACCTCGGGTATTCCGCCTGGCACCGGATCACGCAGCGGCAGATCGACGCCTTCGCCGAGGCGACGGGCGACCACCAGTGGATCCACGTCGACCCGGTGCGGGCCGCCCGCAGCCCGTTCGGCGGGACCATCGCACACGGGTACCTGACGCTGTCGCTGGTGCCCATGCTGGTCTGGCAGGTCTACCGGGTCGAAGGGCTCACCATGGGCGTGAACTACGGCGCCAACAAGCTCCGCTTCCCCGCTCCGGTCCCGGTCGAGTCCGAGGTACGGGCCGGCGTGGAGCTGCTGTCGCTGGCGCCCGGCGCCGGCGGCTACCAGCTGACCGCGACGGTGACCGTCGAGCTGAAGGGCGCCGCGAAGCCCGCCTGCGTCGTCGAGACCGTCAGCGTCCTCGTCCCGTGA
- the fabG gene encoding 3-oxoacyl-ACP reductase FabG: MTSTRTAVVTGAARGIGAGVARRLARDGFAVAVVDLDEAAAQPLVDEIEAAGGRALAVGADVADEQAVRAAVDRIAGELGEPTVLVNNAGITRDNLLFKMTADDWDAVVNVHLRGSFLMTRAVQGHMTGAGWGRIVNLSSTSALGNRGQANYAAAKAGLQGFTKTLALELGKFGVTANAIAPGFIETEMTAATAARLNVPFEEFKRAAAAQIPVARTGTPEDIAHAVSFFVSEGAGFVNGQVLYVAGGPKA; this comes from the coding sequence ATGACCAGCACCCGCACCGCCGTCGTCACCGGAGCGGCCCGTGGCATCGGGGCCGGCGTCGCGAGGCGACTGGCCCGCGACGGCTTCGCCGTCGCCGTCGTCGACCTGGACGAGGCGGCGGCCCAGCCGCTCGTCGACGAGATCGAGGCCGCGGGCGGCCGGGCCCTGGCCGTCGGCGCCGACGTCGCCGACGAGCAGGCGGTACGGGCGGCCGTGGACCGGATCGCCGGCGAGCTGGGCGAGCCCACCGTCCTCGTCAACAACGCCGGCATCACCCGGGACAACCTGCTGTTCAAGATGACCGCCGACGACTGGGACGCCGTCGTGAACGTGCACCTGCGGGGCTCGTTCCTGATGACCCGCGCCGTGCAGGGTCACATGACCGGCGCCGGCTGGGGGCGGATCGTCAACCTGTCCAGCACGTCCGCGCTGGGCAACCGCGGCCAGGCCAACTACGCGGCGGCGAAGGCGGGGCTCCAGGGCTTCACCAAGACCCTCGCCCTCGAACTCGGGAAGTTCGGGGTCACGGCGAACGCGATCGCCCCGGGCTTCATCGAGACCGAGATGACCGCCGCCACCGCGGCCCGGCTCAACGTGCCGTTCGAGGAGTTCAAGCGGGCCGCCGCGGCGCAGATCCCGGTCGCCCGCACCGGCACGCCGGAGGACATCGCGCACGCCGTGTCGTTCTTCGTCAGCGAGGGTGCCGGCTTCGTGAACGGCCAGGTGCTGTACGTGGCCGGCGGGCCGAAGGCCTGA